The sequence below is a genomic window from Micromonospora aurantiaca ATCC 27029.
GCGGGCATGGGTGTCGCGGTGACTCTGCCGCGCCAACGGATCCGTCGCCGGGCACACCGAACGATCGACGCGAGAAGATCATTAGTGGCTCCGGTGACCGCGCACCTGCTCCCTGCCGAGGCACACGATCCGCGAGCGCATCGTCTAGCCTACCCGCTGCATTACCACAGCGTGCAAGCCCTCCCGGGTCCGCGCGAACTCATCCGCTGCGAAAGCGGAGATTTTGCGCGGTAAGGTGCCACAGCTGTCTCGTCCGTCACATCCGCCCCAGCCACCACCCCACCGCACCGGGTCCGGGCCGCCGGACCTAGCGTGAACCCGTGGACGACGACAGGGTGACCCGCCGACGGGTCGACGCCGGGGAGATCCGCCGCGCGAACCGCGGATGGTGGGACACCGACGCCGACACGTACCAGGCCGAGCACGGCGCGTTCCTCGGCGACGCCGACTTCGTCTGGTGCCCGGAAGGGCTGCGCGAGGCCGACGCCCGGCTGCTCGGCGACGTCGCCGGGCGGCGGATCCTCGAACTCGGCGCCGGGGCGGCCGCCGCCGCCCGCTGGCTCGCCGCCCAGGGCGCCCGGCCGGTCGCGCTGGACCTGTCCGCCGGCATGTTGCGGCACGCCGCCGAGGCCGCCGGGCGCACCGGGGTACGCGTGCCGCTGGTGCAGGCCGACGCGCTCGCCCTGCCGTTCGCCGACGCGGCGTTCGACACCGTCTGCACCGCGTTCGGCGCGATCCCGTTCGTGGACGACTCGGCGGCCGCGATGCGCGAGGTGGCCCGGGTGCTGCGCCCCGGCGGCCGATGGGTCTTCTCGGTCACCCACCCGATGCGCTGGATCTTCCTGGACGACCCGGGCGAGGGCGGGCTGACCGCCGTGCACTCGTACTTCGACCGCTCCCCCTACGTCGAGCAGGACGAGCACGGGGTGGCCACGTACGTCGAGCAGCACCGCACCCTGGGCGACCGGATCCGGGAGCTGGTCGGCGCCGGGTTCCGCCTGCTGGACCTGGTGGAGCCGGAGTGGCCGGCCGGGCACGAGGGGATCTGGGGGCAGTGGAGCCCGCTGCGCGGGCGGCTGTTCCCCGGCACCGCGATCTTCGTCGCGGAGAAGCCGGCGGACTGAGCGCGTCGCACGTCCGGTGCGACACGGGCTCCGGCACCCGGCGGTACGCTCGCCGCATGAGCGCCGAGCCCATCCCGGCGTCACCTGGCCCCTGGTGTCCGGACCCGATGCGGCAGCAGCGTGCGGACTACACGCTGGAGGATCTGCTCACCCTGCCGGACGACGCCCCCCGCGTCGAACTCGTCGACGGAGTCATCCAGGCGACACCCTCCCCCACCCTGGGCCACCAGACAATCTCCAGCCTGCTGTGGCTCTGGCTTCGATCGCACGCACCGGTTCACCTGCGGGCGTCCCAAGCCGTCGGGGTCGGGCTCAGCCCCAACACCAGCCGCCAACCGGACGTCCTGCTCCACCACGCCGGGCTGCCGAGCGACAGGTCCCTCCTGCGACCGGCGGACGTCGTCCTGGCCGTCGAGATCGTCTCCCCCGGCACCCGGCGGGTCGACCGGTTCGCCAAGCCGGGCGAGTACGCCGCCGCGGGGATCCCGTTCTACTGGCGGATCGAGCAGGATCCGGTGCACCTCTACGCGTACCGGCTCGGTGACCGGATCGGCCCCGGCGGCGAGCGGCAGTACGAGCTGGTGGACGACAGCAGCGAGGTGATCGAGCTGTCCGAGCCCTTCGCGATCAAGCTGCCGATCGCGGAGATCCGGCCCTGACCACGCCGTTACTCGGTACCCGCCGCGGGTAACCGGGCGGCATGGCCGAGAACGAGTTCCGCGCCGGCGACCACGTCTCCTGGGCCAGCCACAGCGGCCGGGCGTACGGCGTCGTCAAGGAGAAACTGACCGAGCGCACCCACGTACGCGGGCACACGGTGAACGCCTCGCCCGAGCAACCGCAGTACCGGATCACCAACGACGACTCGGGCCGCGACGTGGCCCACCGCCCGGAGGTGCTGCGCCATGAGTCGCGCTGAGGACCCGCAGCAGACGTACCGGGAGTTCACCGACGCGGTGAACATGAAGCCGGGCGAGCTGTCCCGCTGGCTGGAGAGCGAGGAGTCCAAGCACGTCGGCTGGCACAAGAAGGGCACCCAGGGCGGCGAGTCGGTCGGCCACGACTCCGGCCGGCGCATCGTCGACCTGCTGCGCCGCAAGCGCGCCGACCTCACCGCCGCCGACTACAAGCACATGCGCAAGGTGATCGGGTACGTCCACCGCCACCTGGCGCAGCGGCCCGCAGGCGACGTCCGGGACACCAGGTGGCGCTGGTCGCTGATGAACTGGGGTCACGACCCGCTCAAGGGCTGAGCCGCCCGGTCCGTTAGCCGCGCGTTGGTACCGTGCCGGCGATGACGACAGACGTCCCGACCGCCGGCCGTCATCCCCGCGCCGGGCGGGTGGTCCTCGTGGCGGGCCTCGGGCTCGTCGCCGTCGCGGCGCTCCTCCTGGTGGTGACCGGGAACACCGGCATCCGGTACAGCGCCGACCACGACGGCACCGTACCGATGTGGAGCCGGTGGATACCGGCGCTGGCCGGGATCGCGCTGATCCGGCTGATCCCGCCCGCACCCGACCCGAGATGGCCGGACCCGGTCGCGCCCTACCGCGAGGCGGTGCCGCTGCTGCTGGCCGGGATCGCGTTCGCCGCCGTCATGCCGCTGCTGGGCGGCGAACCCGCGTACACCGTGTTGAAGCTGGCGCTGCTGCTCGGCGTACCCACCGTGGTGTTCCTGGTCGCGCGCCGGTGGCCGCCGCGGTGGCGGCCGGGCCCGGCCCCGGCGGACGCCGCCCACCGGTGGGGTCC
It includes:
- a CDS encoding Uma2 family endonuclease, whose product is MRQQRADYTLEDLLTLPDDAPRVELVDGVIQATPSPTLGHQTISSLLWLWLRSHAPVHLRASQAVGVGLSPNTSRQPDVLLHHAGLPSDRSLLRPADVVLAVEIVSPGTRRVDRFAKPGEYAAAGIPFYWRIEQDPVHLYAYRLGDRIGPGGERQYELVDDSSEVIELSEPFAIKLPIAEIRP
- a CDS encoding CPBP family intramembrane glutamic endopeptidase; the encoded protein is MTTDVPTAGRHPRAGRVVLVAGLGLVAVAALLLVVTGNTGIRYSADHDGTVPMWSRWIPALAGIALIRLIPPAPDPRWPDPVAPYREAVPLLLAGIAFAAVMPLLGGEPAYTVLKLALLLGVPTVVFLVARRWPPRWRPGPAPADAAHRWGPALPVAVWLVLSYATPLAVPASDWGRTVKPVELAVTLLVAFAVNALLEEVFYRRWLQTRWESLLGRWPAIVLASLVWAAWHVAIQGSGRPAVDLASVIVNQGVAGLFLGYLWSRYRRMWPLLVVHGAVNAMPVLLGL
- a CDS encoding class I SAM-dependent methyltransferase, producing the protein MDDDRVTRRRVDAGEIRRANRGWWDTDADTYQAEHGAFLGDADFVWCPEGLREADARLLGDVAGRRILELGAGAAAAARWLAAQGARPVALDLSAGMLRHAAEAAGRTGVRVPLVQADALALPFADAAFDTVCTAFGAIPFVDDSAAAMREVARVLRPGGRWVFSVTHPMRWIFLDDPGEGGLTAVHSYFDRSPYVEQDEHGVATYVEQHRTLGDRIRELVGAGFRLLDLVEPEWPAGHEGIWGQWSPLRGRLFPGTAIFVAEKPAD
- a CDS encoding DUF2945 domain-containing protein, which encodes MAENEFRAGDHVSWASHSGRAYGVVKEKLTERTHVRGHTVNASPEQPQYRITNDDSGRDVAHRPEVLRHESR